The Streptomyces sp. ICC1 DNA window CTCCGAGCTGGTGGGCTTCCCGACCCGGCTCGTCGCGGGGACCTGGTCCACCTTCACGTTCCGTTCGGTCAACACCTCCAAGGCGCCGCTGAAGGCGGTGGGCGCGAACGTGGACGCCTCGGCCTCCGCGTACGACACGTACGCGGAGCTCAAGATCACGACGCAGTGGTACGACAAGGCCGCGAAGAAGTGGCGGACGATGCCCCACGCCTCGAAGTTCGCCACGATCGGCGGGGTCCTGAAGCCCGGCGCCCGAGCCGACGTCAGGATGCGCGTCAGGGCCGATGCGAAGTCCAAGGCCGGGCTGGGGTTCGCCTTCGACTACGGCCGGTACGCCGGCAAGGACGGCGTCTGCGGCTTCGCGCGGACGATCCACGAGTACGACTTCGATGTGGTCCCGGCGGCCCCCGCCCCGAAGCCCGCGACGCGCTGACGGAGAACGGCCCCGCGCCGGCCGCTCTCACACGCGGCCGGCGCGGGGCCGGGTATCGGGGGCCGGGCATCGGGGGCCGGGCCCGCCGGACGGCCCCGGTCAGCGGGCCCCGTACACCGGTTGCGGCCGCTCCGAGTCGGCGAGCAGCTTCGCCGCCGCCCCCCCCGCCTCCGACGGAGTCCACCGCGCGCCCCGGTCCGCCGTCCGACCCGGCCGCCAGCCCTCCATCACCGTGATGCGGCCGCCCTCCGCCTCGAAGACCCGGCCCGTGACCCCGGCCGAGGCGTCCGAGCCCAGCCACACCACGAGCGGGGACACGTTCTCCGGGGCCATCGCGTCGAAGGCCCCGGCCTGCGGGGCGGCCATGGTGTCCGCGAAGGCCTGCTCGGTCATCCGGGTGCGCGCGGCCGGGGCGATCGCGTTGACCTGGACGCCGTAGCGGCCCATCTCAGCCGCCGCGACCAGGGTCATGCCGAGGATGCCCGCCTTGGCCGCGCTGTAGTTGCCCTGGCCGACCGAGCCCAGCAGCCCGGCCCCCGAAGAGGTGTTGATCACCCGCGCGGCCACCTGGCGGCCCTCCTTCGCCTCCGCCCGCCAGTGGGCCGCCGCGTGCTTCAGCGGCAGGAAGTGCCCCTTGAGGTGCACCCGCATCACCGCGTCCCAGTCGTCCTCGTCCAGGTTCACGAGCATCCGGTCGCGCAGGAACCCCGCGTTGTTGACCAGGGTGTCCAGCCGCCCGAACGTCGAGACGGCCGTCTCGACCAGGGAGGCCGCGCCGTCCGAGGTGGCGATGTCCCCGCCGTGCGCGACCGCCTCCCCGCCGGCCGCCCGGATCTCGTCGGCCACGAGCGCCGCCGGGCTGTCCGCCGCGGGGAGCCCGTCCAGTGCGACTCCCAGGTCGTTGACCACGACCCGGGCCCCCTCCGCGGCGAAGGCCAGCGCGTGGGCCCGGCCCAGTCCGCGTCCGGCGCCCGTCACGATGACCACACGGCCTTCGGCAAGTCCCATGTCAGCTCTCCTCGTTCGCCTTGTTCGTCTGGTTCGTCTGGTTCGTCTGGTTCGTCTGGTTCGCCTTGTTCACCGTTGCCGCGTCCAAAAACGCCGGGCGCTCGCCGCCCCCGTGCACGAGCAGGCTCGCGCCGCTCACGTACCGCGCCCGGTCCGAGGCCAGGAAGACCGCCGCGTCGCCCACGTCCGAGGGTTCGGCCAGCCGTCCCAGCGGGACGGTCGCGCCGACCGCCGCGATGCCGCTCTCGTCGCCGTAGTGCAGGTGCGAGAGCTCGGTCCGCACCATGCCCAGGACCAGCGAGTTGACCCGTACCTCGGGGGCCCACTCGACGGCCATGGAGCGGGCCAGGTTCTCCAGGCCCGCCTTCGCGGCCCCGTAGGCCGCCGTCCCCGGCGAGGGCCGGGTCCCGCTGACGCTGCCGATCATCACGCCCGAGCCCCGCGCCTCCCGCAGCCAGGGGCGGGCGGCGAGCGAGGCGGTTATCGGGGCGATCAGGTTCAGCTCGACGACCCGCGCGTGGCGTTCCGCCTCGCCCTCCCCCAGCAGCCGGTACGGGGTTCCGCCGGCGTTGTTGACCAGGCAGTCGAGGCGTCCGTGGCGCCGGGCGACCGACGCGAAGAAGTCCTGTACGGCGGCGGGGTTGCGCAGGTCGAGGGCGGCGTAGGACGCGGAACGGCCCTCCACCTCGACCGGTTGCGTCGGCGGCCGCCGCGCGCAGACGACGACTTGGGCGCCCGCCGCGAGGAACGACCGCGCGATCCCGGCGCCGACGCCCCGGGTTCCGCCGGTGACGACGACAACCCTCCCGTTGAGCTCCATCGGCTGCTACCTTCCTCACCTAACAAATGTTTGGTGGAAAGGTAGCTGATCCGCTCATGGGTGTCTCCACCTCAAGCCCCGACAAGGGCATCGCACTCGTCACAGTCGACTTCCCGCCCGTCAACGCGCTCCCCGTGCAGGGCTGGTACGACCTCGCCGACGCCCTGCGCGCGGCCGGCCGGGACCCCGAGGTCAGGTGCGTGGTCCTCGCCGCCGAAGGCCGCGGCTTCAACGCCGGCGTCGACATCAAGGAGATGCAGCGCGACACCGGGCACGCCTCGCTCATCGGCGCCAACCGGGGCTGCTACGAGGCCTTCGCCGCCGTGTACGAGTGCGAGGTGCCGGTCGTGGCCGCCGTGAACGGCTTCTGCCTCGGCGGCGGGATCGGCCTCGTCGGCAACGCCGACGCCATCGTCGCCTCCGACGACGCGACCTTCGGACTGCCGGAGCTGGACCGGGGCGCCCTCGGGGCCGCCACCCACCTGGCCCGGCTCGTCCCGCAGCACCTGATGCGCACCCTCTACTACACCTCGCGCACCGCCACCGCCGCCGAACTGCACGCCCACGGCTCGGTGTGGAAGGTGGTCCCGCGCGGGGAACTGCGGGCGGCGGCCCTGGAGCTGGCCGCCGAGATCGCCAAGAAGGACGGCTACCTCATCCGGCTCGCCAAGGCGGCCATCAACGGCATCGACCCGGTGGACGTGCGCCGCAGCTACCGCTTCGAACAGGGCTTCACCTTCGAGGCCAATCTCAGCGGGGTCGCCGACCGGGTCCGCGACACCTTCGGCAAGGAGGGACCGGCATGACCGGCCAGAGCGACAAGACGATGACCGCCGACGAGGTGGCCGGACGGCTGCGCAGCGGGATGACCGTGGGCATCGGCGGCTGGGGTTCGCGGCGCAAGCCCATGGCCCTGGTCCGCGCCCTGCTGCGCTCCGAGGTCACCGATCTCACCGTGGTCTCCTACGGCGGCCCCGACGTCGGGCTGCTCGCCGCCGCCGGGAAGATCGCCAAGCTGGTCACGCCCTTCGTCACCCTCGACTCCATCCCCCTGGAGCCGCACTACCGGGCCGCCCGCGAGAGCGGCGCCTTCCCCCTCACCGAGCTCGACGAGGCCATGTTCATGTGGGGCCTGCACGCCGCCGCCAACCGGCTGTCCTTCCTCCCCGTCCGCGCCGGCCTCGGCTCCGACGTCATGCGCGTCAATCCCGAGCTGCGCACCGTGACCTCGCCCTACGCCGACGGCGAGGAGTTCGTCGCCGTCCCCGCCCTGCGCATGGACGCGGCCCTGGTCCACCTCAACCGCGCCGACCGGCACGGCAACGCCCAGTACCTGGGCCCGGACCCGTACTTCGACGACCTGTTCTGCGAGGCCGCCGACACCGCGTACGTCTCGTGCGAGCAGCTCGTCGAGACCGCCGAGCTCTCCAAGGCCGGGCCCCCGCAGTCCCTCCTGGTCAGCCGCCACTCGGTGACCGGGGTCGTGGAGACCCCGAACGGGGCCCACTTCACCTCCTGCGCCCCCGACTACGGCCGGGACGAGGCCTTCCAGAAGCTGTACGCGACCACCCCCTGGCCCGAGTTCGCCGGGCGCTTCCTCTCCGGCGGCAGCGAGCACGCCTACCAGTCGGCCGTCCAGGCCTGGCACGAGGAGCAGAAGTGAGCACCACGCCGAGCAGCACGCCGAGCAGCACGCCGACGCACACCGCCACCCGCGCCGAATACTGCGTGATCGCCTGCGCCGAGGCCTGGCGCGACAACGGCGAGGTGCTGGCCAGCCCGATGGGCCTGGTGCCCTCCTTCGGGGCCCGGCTGGCGAAGCGGACCTTCTCCCCCGACCTGCTGCTGACCGACGGCGAGGCCATGCTGGTCGGGCTCGACGGGACGGCCGAGGGCTGGCTCCCGTACCGCCGCCACCTGACCATGGTCACCGGCGGACACCGGCACGTGATGATGGGCGCCAGCCAGATCGACCGGTTCGGCAACCAGAACATCTCCTGCATCGGCGACTGGGAGCGGCCGGCCCGCCAGCTCCTCGGGGTCCGCGGCGCGCCCGTGAACACCCTGAACAACCCGGTGAGCTACTGGATCCCCAAGCACTCCACCCGGGTCTTCGTCGAGCGCGTCGACATGGTGAGCGGCGTGGGCCACGACCGTGCCGAGGCGGCCGGGGTGACCCGCTTCCACCGGCTCCCCCGGGTGGTCAGCGATCTCGGGGTCTTCGACTTCGGCGGCCCGGACCGCTCGATGCGCCTGGCCTCCCTGCACCCGGGCGTCACGGTGGAGCAGGTCCGGGCGGCCACCGGCTTCGAGCTGGCCGTGGCCGAGGAGGTCCCGTACACGCGGGAGCCGAGCGCCGAGGAGCTGCGGCTGATCCGCGAGGTCATCGACCCCAAGGGGCTGCGCGACCGGGAAGTGCGGGTCTGATCCGATGGAGACGGCATTCACCAAGCTGGTCGGGGTCCGGCATCCGATCGTGCAGACGGGCATGGGCTGGGTGGCGGGTCCGCGCCTGGTGACGGCGGCGGCCGAAGCGGGGGCGCTCGGCATCCTGGCCTCGGCGACGATGACGATGGACCAGCTGCGCTCCGCGGTCCACGAGGTCAAGTCCCGTACGGACGCCCCGTTCGGGGTCAACCTGCGGGCGGACGCCGGGGACGCGGCCGAGCGCGCCCAGCTGATCATCGACGAGGGGGTGCGGGTGGCGTCGTTCGCGCTCGCCCCGTCCAAGGAGCTGATCGCGCGGCTCAAGGACGCCGGGGTGGTCGTGATCCCCTCGATCGGGGCCCGCCGACACGCCGAGAAGGTCGCGGCGTGGGGCGCGGACGCGGTGATCGTTCAGGGCGGCGAGGGCGGCGGGCACACCGGTGACGTGGCCACGACCGTGCTGCTTCCGCAGGTGGTGGACGCGGTGGACATCCCGGTGATCGCGGCGGGCGGCTTCAGCGACGGCCGCGGACTCATCGCGGCGCTGGCCTACGGGGCCGCCGGCATCGCCATGGGCACCCGGTTCCTGCTCACCTCCGACTCGACCGTCCCGGACGCCGTCAAGGCCGAGTACCTGAAGGCCGGCGTCAAGGACGTCACCGTCACGACGGCCGTCGACGGGCTCCCGCACCGGATGCTGCGCAGCGAGCTCGTCGCCTCCCTGGAGCGGTCGGGCCGGGCGCGGGCGCTGGCCAAGGCCGTGCGGCACGCGGCCGGCTTCAAGAAGCTCTCGGGCCTGTCGTGGCCGCAGATGGTCCGCGACGGCCTCGCGATGAAACACGGCAAGGACCTGTCCTGGAGCCAGGTGCTGCTCGCCGCGAACACCCCCATGCTCCTCAAGGCGTCCATGGTCGAGGGCCGTACGGACCTCGGCGTCATGGCATCGGGCCAGGTCGCCGGCGTGATCGAGGATCTGCCGTCCTGTGCGGAGCTCGTCACCCGCGTCATGGCCGAGGCCCACGCCGTGCTGGAAGGACTGCACGGCCTCACACTCCCCCACCTCATCCCCCCGCACCCGTCCGGCACCCTGCCACCACCAGGGTGATTCCCCTTCTCCGTTACAGGAGTTGCCCCAGATGAGCCGTGCAAGAATCCGTCTGGCGACCGCGGTGCTCGCCTCCGCCCTAGCCCTCGGGACCCTGCCCGCCACCGCGTACGCCGCGCCGGCCAGCAGCGCCTCCCCCGCACGTCACCACCAGCACCAGCAGTCGGCGGAAACGATCCGCCAGATCCCCCTCCAGGGCGCGGTCAACGTCCGCGACCTGGGCGGCTACCGCACCTGGACCGGCGGAAAGGTCCGCCAGGGCCTGGTCTACCGCTCCGACGCACTGGGCAAGCTGACCGCCTCCGACATCACCGCCGTCGCCGGTCTCGGCCTCACGAAGGTCGTCGACTTCCGCATCCCGATGGAGGTCCAGTACGACGGCGCCGACAAGCTGCCCGCCGGACTGGCCTCCACCGCCCGCCCGGTCAACGACCTCGGCCTGTACGGGACCCTGGTCGGCGCGATAGGCAGCGGCGACCCCGTGAAGCAGGAGCAGATGCTCGGCGGCGGCCGCGCCGAGGCGTACATG harbors:
- a CDS encoding SDR family oxidoreductase, encoding MGLAEGRVVIVTGAGRGLGRAHALAFAAEGARVVVNDLGVALDGLPAADSPAALVADEIRAAGGEAVAHGGDIATSDGAASLVETAVSTFGRLDTLVNNAGFLRDRMLVNLDEDDWDAVMRVHLKGHFLPLKHAAAHWRAEAKEGRQVAARVINTSSGAGLLGSVGQGNYSAAKAGILGMTLVAAAEMGRYGVQVNAIAPAARTRMTEQAFADTMAAPQAGAFDAMAPENVSPLVVWLGSDASAGVTGRVFEAEGGRITVMEGWRPGRTADRGARWTPSEAGGAAAKLLADSERPQPVYGAR
- a CDS encoding SDR family oxidoreductase, encoding MELNGRVVVVTGGTRGVGAGIARSFLAAGAQVVVCARRPPTQPVEVEGRSASYAALDLRNPAAVQDFFASVARRHGRLDCLVNNAGGTPYRLLGEGEAERHARVVELNLIAPITASLAARPWLREARGSGVMIGSVSGTRPSPGTAAYGAAKAGLENLARSMAVEWAPEVRVNSLVLGMVRTELSHLHYGDESGIAAVGATVPLGRLAEPSDVGDAAVFLASDRARYVSGASLLVHGGGERPAFLDAATVNKANQTNQTNQTNQTNKANEES
- a CDS encoding enoyl-CoA hydratase family protein codes for the protein MGVSTSSPDKGIALVTVDFPPVNALPVQGWYDLADALRAAGRDPEVRCVVLAAEGRGFNAGVDIKEMQRDTGHASLIGANRGCYEAFAAVYECEVPVVAAVNGFCLGGGIGLVGNADAIVASDDATFGLPELDRGALGAATHLARLVPQHLMRTLYYTSRTATAAELHAHGSVWKVVPRGELRAAALELAAEIAKKDGYLIRLAKAAINGIDPVDVRRSYRFEQGFTFEANLSGVADRVRDTFGKEGPA
- a CDS encoding CoA-transferase; translated protein: MTGQSDKTMTADEVAGRLRSGMTVGIGGWGSRRKPMALVRALLRSEVTDLTVVSYGGPDVGLLAAAGKIAKLVTPFVTLDSIPLEPHYRAARESGAFPLTELDEAMFMWGLHAAANRLSFLPVRAGLGSDVMRVNPELRTVTSPYADGEEFVAVPALRMDAALVHLNRADRHGNAQYLGPDPYFDDLFCEAADTAYVSCEQLVETAELSKAGPPQSLLVSRHSVTGVVETPNGAHFTSCAPDYGRDEAFQKLYATTPWPEFAGRFLSGGSEHAYQSAVQAWHEEQK
- a CDS encoding CoA-transferase, with protein sequence MSTTPSSTPSSTPTHTATRAEYCVIACAEAWRDNGEVLASPMGLVPSFGARLAKRTFSPDLLLTDGEAMLVGLDGTAEGWLPYRRHLTMVTGGHRHVMMGASQIDRFGNQNISCIGDWERPARQLLGVRGAPVNTLNNPVSYWIPKHSTRVFVERVDMVSGVGHDRAEAAGVTRFHRLPRVVSDLGVFDFGGPDRSMRLASLHPGVTVEQVRAATGFELAVAEEVPYTREPSAEELRLIREVIDPKGLRDREVRV
- a CDS encoding nitronate monooxygenase, with amino-acid sequence METAFTKLVGVRHPIVQTGMGWVAGPRLVTAAAEAGALGILASATMTMDQLRSAVHEVKSRTDAPFGVNLRADAGDAAERAQLIIDEGVRVASFALAPSKELIARLKDAGVVVIPSIGARRHAEKVAAWGADAVIVQGGEGGGHTGDVATTVLLPQVVDAVDIPVIAAGGFSDGRGLIAALAYGAAGIAMGTRFLLTSDSTVPDAVKAEYLKAGVKDVTVTTAVDGLPHRMLRSELVASLERSGRARALAKAVRHAAGFKKLSGLSWPQMVRDGLAMKHGKDLSWSQVLLAANTPMLLKASMVEGRTDLGVMASGQVAGVIEDLPSCAELVTRVMAEAHAVLEGLHGLTLPHLIPPHPSGTLPPPG
- a CDS encoding tyrosine-protein phosphatase, with the protein product MSRARIRLATAVLASALALGTLPATAYAAPASSASPARHHQHQQSAETIRQIPLQGAVNVRDLGGYRTWTGGKVRQGLVYRSDALGKLTASDITAVAGLGLTKVVDFRIPMEVQYDGADKLPAGLASTARPVNDLGLYGTLVGAIGSGDPVKQEQMLGGGRAEAYMRDIYRAFVTNPENRAQFATTLREIADGKQGPILYHCTSGKDRTGWMSYVLLRALAVPQDTAERDYLASNTFRGAYDAQVRAGLKQSGRMQNPDLLIPLQEVRQDYLDSATDQMEADYGSFYGYLTDGLGLDLRTLAKLQNKLVR